Proteins encoded within one genomic window of Actinoplanes octamycinicus:
- a CDS encoding sigma-70 family RNA polymerase sigma factor: MTFEEFLRAEMAGLARFAGALTGDHHLAEDILSDALMVVSARWGRIRQMENPLAYVRRTVVTTFLSERRKTRRRRTQATADLAVLDRAGDDPHTAVDSRDTVVRLLTHLTAHQRVAVILRYLFDRTDEDIADVLACSPGTVRSHLSHARAALRLAATTAERG, translated from the coding sequence GTGACGTTCGAGGAGTTCCTCCGTGCCGAGATGGCCGGCCTCGCCCGGTTCGCCGGCGCGCTGACCGGCGATCACCACCTGGCCGAGGACATCCTGTCGGACGCGCTGATGGTCGTCTCGGCCCGGTGGGGCCGGATCCGACAGATGGAGAACCCGCTGGCGTACGTCCGCCGTACCGTGGTCACGACCTTCCTGTCCGAACGGCGGAAGACCCGGCGACGGCGGACCCAGGCCACCGCCGACCTCGCCGTCCTGGACCGCGCCGGCGACGATCCGCACACGGCGGTGGACAGCCGTGACACCGTCGTGCGCTTGCTCACCCACCTGACCGCCCACCAGCGCGTCGCGGTCATCTTGCGCTACCTGTTCGACCGTACGGACGAGGACATCGCCGACGTCCTCGCCTGTTCACCCGGCACGGTGCGGTCACACCTGTCCCATGCCCGCGCGGCCCTGCGGCTGGCCGCGACAACCGCGGAACGAGGCTGA
- a CDS encoding SDR family oxidoreductase — translation MQINGAKALVTGANRGLGKAFAEALLARGATTVYATARRPDRIDIPGVVPLRLDITDPASIEAAAAEVGDLDILVNNAGISSNAPLLGPSTENIRREFDTNFWGTLNVTRAFAPRLAGGAILTVISALSWYAFAPASNGYAASKAAEWSLTNGLRLELADQKTQVTALALAIADTDMMAGFDIPKLPPHEVVAQALDGLEAGKLEVIADKPTANVKASLAHDPALFYADIPAALFG, via the coding sequence ATGCAGATCAACGGTGCAAAAGCCCTAGTGACCGGCGCCAACCGCGGACTCGGCAAGGCGTTCGCCGAGGCTCTCCTCGCCCGCGGCGCGACCACTGTCTACGCCACCGCCCGGCGCCCCGACCGTATCGACATCCCCGGCGTCGTCCCGCTCCGGCTGGACATCACCGACCCGGCCTCCATCGAGGCCGCAGCGGCCGAGGTCGGCGACCTGGACATTTTGGTCAACAACGCCGGCATCTCGTCGAACGCTCCCCTGCTCGGCCCTTCCACGGAGAACATCCGCCGCGAGTTCGACACCAACTTCTGGGGCACCCTGAACGTCACGCGCGCCTTCGCCCCCCGACTCGCAGGCGGCGCCATCCTCACCGTCATCTCCGCCCTGAGCTGGTACGCCTTCGCCCCCGCCAGCAACGGCTACGCCGCATCCAAGGCGGCGGAATGGTCTCTCACCAACGGCCTCCGACTCGAACTGGCCGACCAGAAGACCCAGGTCACCGCCTTGGCCCTGGCCATCGCCGACACCGACATGATGGCCGGCTTCGACATCCCCAAACTCCCCCCGCACGAGGTGGTCGCCCAGGCCCTGGACGGCCTGGAAGCGGGCAAGCTGGAGGTCATCGCCGACAAACCGACAGCCAACGTCAAGGCCTCCCTGGCCCACGACCCGGCCCTCTTCTACGCCGACATTCCCGCCGCCCTCTTCGGCTGA
- a CDS encoding phage tail protein yields MGYVVDFDTVATVGLESSPVAEALAGLRANEARYFKNKYGHVFEVEPAEQAASAVDLVSRILREERGIVIAARPLEATAFQVENIRWTYVFYEDGLSVNVLYTVDDGGKRAVGFKLSDGMEVPAELAGFKFARQRSKLAGTIRGSYFVIKNEY; encoded by the coding sequence ATGGGATATGTCGTGGACTTCGACACCGTTGCGACGGTGGGACTGGAGTCGTCGCCGGTGGCGGAGGCGCTGGCCGGGCTCCGGGCCAACGAGGCACGGTATTTCAAGAACAAGTATGGGCATGTCTTCGAGGTGGAGCCGGCTGAGCAAGCGGCTTCGGCTGTCGACCTGGTGAGCCGGATCCTCCGGGAGGAGCGGGGGATCGTCATCGCGGCGCGGCCGCTGGAGGCGACCGCCTTCCAGGTGGAGAACATCCGCTGGACCTACGTCTTCTACGAGGACGGGCTGTCGGTCAACGTGCTCTACACGGTTGACGACGGGGGGAAACGGGCGGTCGGGTTCAAGCTTTCCGACGGGATGGAGGTCCCCGCCGAGCTGGCGGGGTTCAAGTTCGCCCGGCAGCGGTCGAAGCTGGCCGGGACCATTCGGGGGTCCTATTTCGTGATCAAGAACGAGTACTGA
- a CDS encoding ricin-type beta-trefoil lectin domain protein, whose product MKRSRILALTTSALVAGTLGVLGVTSASAASAGTLKSSLNGKCLDVTGGATANGTLPQLWDCVAGSGNQLWTLADNGSVQGKGKCLDVANNATTDGATVHLWDCYDTVASQKWTLTTAGDLVNTASGKCLDVKDRNTANGAKLQLWSCTGTSNQKWTFGGAGGTTPPPSTGGPGIKAVAPYYYTGWGNPPNLTTVTAATGVTWFTLAFMLNSGTCEPKWDGGRALTGGQDQAAINTIRANGGDVVVSFGGASGPWLEHYCPSASALAAAYQKVINAYSLKAIDIDIEGTPYNNATDQQKTVDALKTIRANNPGITIYITLGSGTAGPDDSLIKRAAAAGLVVDGWGIMTFDWGNTTGNQGQLTIQAADGLKNKLKSAYGWSDAEAYRHVGISSMNGITDEHATVTLADMQTITAYAQQHTIARLTFWSLNRDRQCPGAYPNDDTCSGVAQSAYQFTKIIGGYRG is encoded by the coding sequence GTGAAACGCTCCCGCATCCTCGCCCTCACCACCTCCGCACTCGTCGCCGGCACCCTCGGCGTGCTCGGCGTCACCAGCGCCTCGGCGGCCAGCGCCGGCACCCTGAAGAGTTCGCTGAACGGCAAGTGCCTGGACGTCACCGGCGGTGCCACCGCCAACGGCACCCTCCCCCAGCTCTGGGACTGCGTGGCCGGCAGCGGCAACCAGCTCTGGACCCTGGCCGACAACGGCTCGGTGCAGGGCAAGGGCAAATGCCTCGACGTGGCGAACAACGCGACCACCGACGGCGCCACCGTCCACCTGTGGGACTGCTACGACACGGTGGCCAGCCAGAAGTGGACCCTCACCACGGCCGGCGACCTGGTGAACACGGCGTCCGGCAAGTGCCTGGACGTCAAGGACCGGAACACCGCGAACGGCGCCAAGCTGCAGCTCTGGTCGTGCACCGGCACGTCGAACCAGAAGTGGACCTTCGGTGGCGCCGGCGGCACCACGCCACCGCCGTCCACCGGCGGCCCCGGCATCAAGGCGGTCGCCCCCTACTACTACACCGGCTGGGGCAACCCGCCGAACCTCACCACGGTCACCGCCGCGACCGGCGTCACCTGGTTCACCCTGGCGTTCATGCTGAACAGCGGCACCTGCGAGCCCAAGTGGGACGGCGGGCGGGCGCTCACCGGCGGCCAGGACCAGGCGGCGATCAATACCATCCGGGCCAACGGCGGGGACGTGGTGGTCTCCTTCGGCGGCGCGAGCGGGCCCTGGCTGGAGCACTACTGCCCGAGCGCGTCGGCGCTGGCCGCGGCGTACCAGAAGGTGATCAACGCGTACTCGCTGAAGGCGATCGACATCGACATCGAGGGCACGCCGTACAACAACGCGACCGACCAGCAGAAGACGGTGGACGCGCTGAAGACGATCCGGGCGAACAACCCGGGGATCACCATCTACATCACGCTGGGCAGCGGGACCGCCGGGCCGGACGACTCGCTGATCAAGCGGGCGGCGGCGGCCGGGCTGGTGGTCGACGGCTGGGGCATCATGACCTTCGACTGGGGCAACACCACCGGCAACCAGGGACAGCTGACGATTCAGGCCGCGGACGGCCTGAAGAACAAACTCAAGTCCGCGTACGGCTGGTCGGACGCCGAGGCGTACCGGCACGTGGGCATCTCGTCGATGAACGGGATCACCGACGAGCACGCCACGGTCACCCTCGCCGACATGCAGACCATCACGGCGTACGCGCAGCAGCACACCATCGCCCGGCTGACGTTCTGGTCGCTGAACCGGGATCGCCAGTGCCCGGGCGCCTACCCGAACGACGACACGTGCAGTGGCGTGGCCCAGTCGGCATACCAGTTCACCAAGATCATCGGCGGTTACCGGGGCTGA
- a CDS encoding FAD-dependent monooxygenase gives MRVDVIGAGIGGLSAALSLLSAGFDVHVHERAAALSETGAGIQISPNASRVLHGLGLAGALAGPAVRPLAFHQRRWQDGRTLQRAPLGEPIEARFGFPYYHLHRADLLAVLAAAIPAERIHLGRRLTGITEERDRVRARFADGSVTESEVLVGADGIHSRVRAELFGAEDARFTGCVAYRGLVPADRVSDLGIEVTTQVWLGPGRHFVHYFVSGQRMLNFVAVIERDAWTHESWTDRGDPADVLAAYRGWHPQVREIVEAADETYIWALFDRAPLARWSRGRVTLLGDACHAMLPFMAQGAAQAVEDGATLAGCLAAGRADPAGALLRYQDLRRERTARVQAMSAANKTRFHLPDGPAQRDRDAQLAAGSTGWSFDAMAWLYEHRA, from the coding sequence ATGAGAGTCGATGTGATCGGCGCCGGGATCGGCGGCCTCAGCGCGGCGTTGTCGCTGCTGTCCGCCGGCTTCGACGTGCACGTCCACGAGCGGGCGGCGGCGCTGAGCGAGACCGGCGCCGGCATCCAGATCAGCCCGAACGCCTCCCGGGTGCTGCACGGCCTCGGCCTGGCCGGCGCGCTGGCCGGTCCCGCCGTCCGGCCGCTCGCCTTCCACCAGCGCCGCTGGCAGGACGGCCGCACGCTGCAGCGGGCGCCGCTGGGTGAGCCGATCGAGGCCCGGTTCGGGTTTCCGTACTACCACCTGCACCGGGCCGACCTGCTCGCGGTGCTGGCCGCCGCGATCCCGGCCGAGCGGATCCATCTGGGACGCCGGCTGACCGGGATCACCGAGGAGCGGGACCGGGTGCGGGCCCGGTTCGCCGACGGCTCGGTCACCGAGTCGGAGGTGCTGGTCGGCGCGGACGGCATCCACTCCCGGGTGCGCGCCGAGCTGTTCGGCGCGGAGGACGCCCGGTTCACCGGCTGCGTCGCGTACCGCGGCCTGGTGCCCGCCGACCGGGTGAGTGACCTCGGGATCGAGGTGACCACGCAGGTCTGGCTGGGTCCCGGGCGGCACTTCGTGCACTACTTCGTCAGCGGGCAGCGGATGCTCAACTTCGTCGCGGTGATCGAGCGGGACGCCTGGACCCACGAGTCGTGGACCGACCGGGGCGATCCGGCCGACGTGCTGGCCGCCTACCGGGGGTGGCATCCGCAGGTCCGGGAGATCGTCGAGGCCGCCGACGAGACGTACATCTGGGCGCTCTTCGACCGGGCGCCGCTGGCGCGCTGGTCGCGAGGCCGGGTCACGCTGCTCGGCGACGCCTGCCACGCGATGCTGCCGTTCATGGCGCAGGGTGCCGCGCAGGCCGTCGAGGACGGCGCCACGCTGGCCGGCTGCCTGGCCGCCGGGCGGGCCGACCCGGCTGGGGCGCTGCTGCGCTACCAGGACCTGCGGCGCGAGCGGACCGCCCGGGTGCAGGCCATGTCGGCGGCGAACAAGACCCGGTTCCACCTGCCCGACGGCCCGGCCCAGCGGGACCGCGACGCGCAGCTGGCCGCCGGGTCGACCGGCTGGTCGTTCGACGCGATGGCCTGGCTCTACGAGCACCGGGCCTGA
- a CDS encoding RiPP maturation radical SAM C-methyltransferase has protein sequence MRTVLVAMPFLGVDRPSIQLGLLKAIGEAHGFPVGTLHANLDLAARTGVDFYRSVADARGPLLGDWLFAPAAFGAAAPDPQGRLLDAIGITGERRERLLRARDEDVPALLDDLVAGHPWDRVEVAGFSCTFQQTTASIALARRLKAAHPGLVTLFGGAGFDDEMGLELLRRVEAIDLIVSGEADTAFPAVLRALRDGVDPAAVPGVARRVRASDVPKMIGREASGLVRTAAAPAHRDLDDLPPPDYREYFARAERLGLLAPAERREVWLPFESSRGCWWGAKHHCTFCGLNATTMSYRSKSAARVLAELDTLARRHRTLRFEAVDNILDMRHLTELFPALADGRHDYEFFYEVKANLTGEQLRTLARGGVTRLQPGLESLSSHVLGLMDKGVRAAQNVNLLRWAGYYGIDVAWSILWGFPGETAEDYAGQAALVPHLTHLQPPADSGRIWLERFSPLFRTVQKRSPEQSYRYVYPPDLDLDRLAYFFDDESGDALPDAAYAPLTAALDDWSAAWSREPRPALTYRAAAGALQIRDTRHPGGAGTYTFDGPIAEVYLSCVDRPTGVAAIRRRLGRPGLVDEVLAEFARRGLVFLDGSLAVALAVPEVPGR, from the coding sequence ATGCGTACCGTCCTGGTCGCCATGCCGTTCCTCGGCGTGGACCGGCCGTCGATCCAGCTCGGCCTGCTCAAGGCGATCGGCGAGGCGCACGGCTTCCCGGTCGGCACGCTGCACGCCAACCTGGACCTGGCGGCCCGGACCGGCGTGGACTTCTACCGGTCGGTCGCCGACGCGCGCGGGCCGCTGCTCGGCGACTGGCTGTTCGCGCCGGCGGCGTTCGGCGCGGCGGCGCCCGACCCGCAGGGCCGGCTGCTCGACGCGATCGGGATCACCGGGGAGCGGCGCGAGCGGCTGCTGCGGGCCCGGGACGAGGACGTGCCGGCGCTGCTCGACGACCTGGTGGCCGGTCATCCCTGGGACCGGGTCGAGGTGGCCGGGTTCAGCTGCACGTTCCAGCAGACCACGGCGTCGATCGCGCTGGCCCGGCGGCTGAAGGCGGCGCATCCGGGGCTGGTGACGCTGTTCGGTGGGGCCGGGTTCGACGACGAGATGGGGCTCGAGCTGCTGCGCCGGGTCGAGGCGATCGACCTGATCGTGTCCGGGGAGGCGGACACCGCGTTCCCGGCGGTGCTGCGGGCGCTGCGTGACGGGGTGGACCCGGCGGCGGTACCGGGGGTGGCGCGTCGCGTGAGGGCGTCGGACGTACCGAAAATGATCGGTCGTGAGGCCAGCGGCCTGGTCCGGACAGCGGCCGCGCCCGCGCATCGGGATCTCGATGATCTGCCGCCGCCGGACTACCGCGAGTACTTCGCCCGCGCCGAACGCCTCGGCCTGCTCGCCCCCGCCGAGCGCCGCGAGGTGTGGCTGCCCTTCGAGAGTTCCCGCGGTTGCTGGTGGGGCGCCAAGCACCACTGCACGTTCTGTGGCCTCAACGCGACCACGATGAGTTACCGCAGCAAGTCCGCGGCGCGGGTGCTGGCCGAGCTGGACACTCTGGCCCGCCGGCACCGGACGCTGCGGTTCGAGGCGGTCGACAACATCCTCGACATGCGGCACCTGACCGAGTTGTTCCCGGCGCTCGCCGACGGCCGGCACGACTACGAGTTCTTCTACGAGGTCAAGGCCAATCTGACCGGCGAGCAGCTGCGGACCCTGGCGCGCGGCGGGGTGACCCGCCTGCAGCCCGGACTGGAATCGCTCAGCTCGCACGTGCTGGGCCTGATGGACAAGGGCGTGCGGGCCGCACAGAACGTGAATCTGCTCCGCTGGGCCGGTTACTACGGGATCGATGTCGCCTGGAGCATCCTCTGGGGTTTCCCGGGCGAGACCGCCGAGGACTACGCCGGGCAGGCGGCGCTGGTGCCGCACCTGACGCACCTGCAGCCACCCGCCGACTCCGGGCGGATCTGGCTGGAGCGTTTCAGCCCGCTCTTCCGCACTGTCCAAAAAAGATCACCAGAGCAGAGCTATCGGTACGTCTACCCGCCCGATCTCGACCTGGACCGGCTCGCCTACTTCTTCGACGACGAGTCCGGCGACGCCCTGCCCGACGCGGCCTACGCCCCGCTGACCGCCGCCCTCGACGACTGGTCCGCGGCCTGGTCCCGCGAGCCGCGGCCGGCGCTGACCTACCGGGCGGCGGCGGGCGCGCTGCAGATCCGCGACACCCGGCATCCGGGCGGCGCGGGCACCTACACCTTCGACGGCCCGATCGCCGAGGTCTACCTGTCGTGTGTGGACCGGCCGACCGGGGTGGCGGCGATCCGGCGGCGCCTGGGCCGGCCGGGCCTGGTGGACGAGGTGCTCGCCGAGTTCGCCCGGCGCGGCCTGGTCTTCCTCGACGGCTCGCTGGCGGTGGCGCTGGCCGTCCCCGAGGTGCCCGGCCGCTGA
- a CDS encoding AfsR/SARP family transcriptional regulator, with translation MDVRLLGEVQLLAAGRELDTGTPRQQAVFAALAIDPGRPVPLATLVDRVWGDDPPAEARNVLYSHLSRIRGLLRQAAVLGDDTAGRLDRRHAGYVLDVDPDRVDLHRFGRLTDQGRDPARPAADRAAALAQALSLWRGAPLAALTGDWADGVRQAWHQRRLDAAVAWARTELRLGHPDAVIAAAPPLITEYPLAEPLEALLMEALHLAGRDAEAMDRYAAVRTRLAETLGADPGPQLRALHEALLRGEVRTPPPARTVTVPAQLPPDVYGFAGRTAQLRELDAVRTTGPARPVAIDGMAGIGKTALAVHWAHRAARHFPDGQLYVNLRGFGATGDPVAPAEALGGFLDALDVPPERIPAGVPARAGLFRSLLAGRRVLILLDNAWDADQVRPLLPGAPGCLAVVTSRNRLSGLVTTAGAHPLALALPPAGEARDLLGYRIGGRRVAAEPDAVDEIVARCARLPLALAIVATRAAVAPELRLAVLAGELREAQGGLAEFDDPDLESNVRAVFSWSYRQLSPAAAELFRRLAGHPGPDLGAPAAAALAGLPVTAVRPLLDELTRAHLLERAAGRYTLHDLLRAYATELAGTLDTEPERAAARRRVLGYYVHSAYAADLLLNPLRDEPAAEPPPLPPGTVAERPAGQPEALAWFGAEYHVMLAALRGAADDATVWRLAWALTRYLSYHGRWHDSIEALSAALAAAGRLGEPVKAAFAHRYLGCAHLRLRRLDEAGTHLAEALRLYRLAGDVAGQAHTHRHQAWLLEVRGRYREALAHAEQAVELFTAAGDPAGRGRGLNAIGWFHAMLGDYAEAVTVCRAALRLQAAAGDRFGQAETWDSLGYAGQRLGRHREAIDAYRTAVALYQEFDDRYNEADSTASLGDAYHAAGDTAAARAAWRSAADLFDLIGHPGAAAVRARADA, from the coding sequence ATGGACGTTCGGCTGCTCGGGGAGGTTCAGCTGCTCGCCGCGGGCCGGGAGCTGGACACCGGCACGCCGCGGCAGCAGGCGGTGTTCGCGGCCCTGGCCATCGACCCGGGCCGCCCGGTGCCGCTCGCGACGCTGGTCGACCGGGTCTGGGGCGACGACCCGCCGGCCGAGGCCCGCAACGTGCTCTACTCGCACCTCAGCCGGATCCGCGGGCTGCTCCGGCAGGCCGCGGTGCTCGGCGACGACACCGCCGGGCGGCTCGACCGCCGGCACGCCGGTTACGTCCTCGACGTCGATCCGGACCGGGTCGACCTGCACCGCTTCGGCCGCCTCACCGACCAGGGCCGGGACCCGGCGCGCCCGGCGGCGGACCGGGCGGCCGCGCTGGCCCAGGCGCTGAGCCTGTGGCGGGGCGCGCCGCTGGCCGCGCTCACCGGCGACTGGGCGGACGGCGTCCGGCAGGCCTGGCACCAGCGCCGGCTGGACGCCGCGGTCGCCTGGGCCCGGACCGAGTTGCGGCTCGGCCACCCGGACGCGGTGATCGCCGCGGCGCCCCCGCTGATCACCGAGTACCCGCTGGCCGAGCCGCTGGAAGCGCTGCTGATGGAGGCGCTGCACCTGGCCGGCCGGGACGCCGAGGCGATGGACCGGTACGCCGCGGTCCGCACCCGCCTGGCCGAGACGCTCGGCGCCGACCCGGGCCCGCAGCTGCGCGCCCTGCACGAGGCGCTCCTGCGCGGCGAGGTCCGCACCCCGCCCCCGGCCCGGACGGTGACCGTCCCGGCCCAGTTGCCGCCGGACGTGTACGGCTTCGCCGGCCGCACCGCGCAGCTGCGCGAGCTGGACGCCGTGCGGACCACCGGGCCGGCCCGGCCGGTGGCGATCGACGGGATGGCCGGGATCGGCAAGACCGCCCTGGCCGTGCACTGGGCGCACCGGGCCGCCCGGCACTTCCCGGACGGCCAGCTCTACGTCAACCTGCGCGGGTTCGGCGCGACCGGCGACCCGGTCGCGCCGGCCGAGGCGCTCGGCGGTTTCCTGGACGCGCTCGACGTGCCGCCCGAGCGGATCCCGGCCGGGGTGCCCGCCCGGGCCGGGCTGTTCCGCAGCCTGCTGGCCGGGCGGCGGGTGCTGATCCTGCTGGACAACGCCTGGGACGCCGACCAGGTCCGGCCGCTGCTGCCCGGGGCGCCCGGCTGCCTGGCCGTGGTGACCAGCCGCAACCGGCTGTCCGGGCTGGTCACCACGGCCGGCGCGCACCCGCTCGCGCTCGCCCTGCCGCCGGCCGGCGAGGCCCGGGACCTGCTCGGGTACCGGATCGGCGGTCGCCGGGTGGCCGCCGAGCCGGACGCGGTCGACGAGATCGTGGCGCGCTGCGCGCGGCTGCCGCTGGCCCTGGCGATCGTCGCCACCCGGGCCGCGGTGGCGCCGGAGCTACGGCTCGCCGTGCTGGCCGGCGAGCTGCGCGAGGCGCAGGGCGGGCTGGCCGAGTTCGACGACCCGGACCTGGAGAGCAACGTCCGCGCCGTGTTCTCCTGGTCGTACCGGCAGCTCAGCCCGGCCGCGGCGGAGCTGTTCCGGCGGCTGGCCGGGCATCCCGGCCCGGACCTCGGGGCGCCGGCCGCGGCCGCCCTGGCCGGCCTGCCGGTCACCGCGGTGCGCCCGCTGCTGGACGAGCTGACCCGGGCGCACCTGCTGGAACGGGCGGCCGGCCGGTACACGCTGCACGACCTGCTCCGGGCGTACGCCACCGAGCTGGCCGGCACCCTCGACACCGAGCCGGAGCGGGCCGCCGCGCGACGCCGGGTGCTGGGCTACTACGTGCACAGCGCGTACGCCGCCGACCTGCTGCTCAACCCGCTGCGCGACGAGCCGGCAGCCGAGCCGCCGCCGCTGCCGCCGGGGACCGTCGCGGAGCGCCCGGCCGGTCAGCCGGAGGCGCTGGCCTGGTTCGGCGCCGAGTACCACGTGATGCTGGCGGCGCTGCGCGGCGCGGCCGACGACGCGACGGTGTGGCGGCTGGCCTGGGCGCTGACCCGGTACCTGTCGTACCACGGGCGGTGGCACGACTCGATCGAGGCGCTCTCCGCCGCGCTGGCCGCGGCCGGCCGGCTGGGCGAGCCGGTCAAGGCCGCCTTCGCCCACCGGTACCTGGGCTGCGCCCACCTGCGGCTGCGCCGGCTGGACGAGGCCGGCACGCACCTGGCCGAGGCGCTGCGGCTCTACCGGCTGGCGGGTGACGTCGCCGGGCAGGCGCACACCCACCGGCACCAGGCCTGGCTGCTGGAGGTGCGGGGGCGCTACCGGGAGGCGCTGGCGCACGCCGAGCAGGCGGTCGAGCTGTTCACCGCGGCCGGGGACCCGGCCGGGCGGGGCCGCGGACTGAACGCGATCGGCTGGTTCCACGCCATGCTGGGCGACTACGCCGAGGCGGTCACCGTCTGCCGGGCGGCGCTGCGCCTGCAGGCCGCCGCCGGGGACCGGTTCGGCCAGGCCGAGACCTGGGACAGTCTCGGGTACGCCGGCCAGCGCCTGGGCCGGCACCGGGAGGCGATCGACGCGTACCGGACAGCGGTGGCGCTCTATCAGGAGTTCGATGACCGGTACAACGAGGCGGACAGCACCGCCTCGCTGGGCGACGCGTACCACGCGGCCGGCGACACGGCGGCCGCCCGCGCCGCCTGGCGGTCCGCCGCCGACCTGTTCGACCTGATCGGCCATCCGGGCGCGGCGGCGGTCCGCGCCCGGGCCGACGCGTGA